AACTTTGTCCAAATAGGCTTTTATTTAAATGTTGGTAAGTAAAcaacagaatgggcctactggtctggtggttaagaaGAGTGTTAGTATGTTAGAGGTCGTGGGTTCGAATCTCTGCGTGGGCAAGGGAGAATTATTTTTGCTCGGTTTGGTAACTAAGAGTTTGAGTTGTAATTGATAATTGAATAATGGGTGGTTGAGATAATGTGGGTAGTGGGATTGAGTGAATCAGTCCCCTCAAAGTCATCTTTGTAACCGACGCCTAACTCCGTCCTCTgccagtttttcttttctttgcttttcttttcctcCATCTTTTTTCTCTATAGTCgaatttttcttctctttttcccccactctttttgttttctttatttttgcaaATCATTTTTTTGGTACAACCATCGATCTTATTTGTTTCAGTAAGTTGGGTAAGCATCCTTTAGTTAAATCGGTAATTAATGGAATTATTTCGTGTTTACAAGACCCTTAGGCAGCTATGGGTTTCAATCAGGGCCAGGGAAGTGTGATTTCATTATTGTGCATTTAAGGTATGAGTTGTCAGAAATATTTGGGATTGTATGTTCTTAGTAATTCAGTTTGGTATCAGGTTAAGTGACTGAGATTGGTTTTTGGATGGTCAAAAATAGGTTCTGCAGTGCTCGGGGATCATTTTAGCTTCAAttgaaaccaggtgtgtactcgattGCACAAAAAATGAGGTTTTAGTGAAAGCCAAAAAActcactgtcgatgccacacgggtgtgtggtcgccCATGTGAAATGCCGTGTGCCCTAACACGGGGGTGTGATCGACAAGGCCAGGTCGTGCGCACAAGACACAGTTGTGTGATGGCCAAGTaggtcgtgtgcgacacacgggctaGATTGATTTGGATCGTGtgggtccacacgggcgtgtgggtccaCACGGATAGTCCACGCGAGTATGTGAAAttttgggctaggccgtgtgatccacacgaccaaggccaaattgggccgtgtgggccacacgggcaggccacatgggcgtgtaaacCCATTTtcactaaattgattgctaaggttgcacgggtcgcctaagtcgactgtgaacctactgttgggtcagtaagcATTACTTAAACCCCTAATTGTGTGAACTGACTGATtaatggatatatatatagagTATGATGATAGTATGCATGTATACATTTACTGACTATATATACTAATATCATGAGATTGCATGTCAtgtattgtatgttgcattgcatggggttgggttgattttatttggaggaagtgtactgaaaggctcttaagcctaatatactaGCAACTTAGTTGCAAACTACTATTTTGTGCCACATTCGGTACTACCTAGagtgtagagatgggtgggttgatttaatccccacacgGAGTATAGGGGTGGacaaagatggtgtgtagaggctgatTGGGTAGGACTTTATTACTGAATATTGTATATCTGTTATTGATACtgttatgggctaaggcccttgTGCATACTGACACTGATACTGGAAGGGGCTTAGACCCAAGACTGTTTTTTACTGTGCACTGTGTTTACTGTTGCTTGCTTTCTGTgaggttacacactgagtttacttaaactcacccttctgtttaaTGTGAACAAGTAATCCCCAGACCTAAACGGGTCGGTGCGGTGGAGGATTCGAGGGTGACCACAGTTTTTGGACttttatgatttataatttatggtttatagttttatttatagTGGTTTATGTGGGTGTAATTTGGGGACTCTTTGGGACTTttgcttaaatttggtttttatctatttttatggatttataactgctagacgttgcaaaactcgattttcaaaaagcAAGGTTTTCTCTAAACACACGATTTACTCGaaatggttttaaaagcttccgcaacgaattAGTTTAAAACAATCGATTAAACGAGTAAGGATTTTGGATTTAATAATAGATAAGAAAAGTAATTAAATAGAAATGGATTTATCATAGGAACTcagttttcaaacaccctatcatgtgacatcgccagattcggccaaaACATCTGGGCCTAGTCTAGGGTGTTATAGTAGAAGTACACGTATGAGGCCCAAAAAATCTCTAGATTTCCCACAGTTGGGACCTCTGGATAAGTGCAACTCGTACTCACCAGTTGCACCCTTTTGCTGACCTCCAGCACTCCCTAACATATAATGTCAATTTAGACACAATAACTTTGTAGTTAATCGATATTTTCATGCTATATCGCTTGATGGTGAATATGCATTCATCATTGTTCGTGATTTGTCGACCCACGAACAACTCTTTTGATTTGATATCTACCGCCAATTGGTGAGCAGATATTATATCGGGGTATTTAGGGAACTTGGATATATGCACCGCATCGGGATCTACGCTCAACATATGGGCCTTAAGGTCATTACATATGATATGCCACAACTCAGGTTCCCGACCGAAGGGTCGTGCACATTTTCATCATCGTTCACGCCTTTATCGTCAATATCATCTAGGACCTCATTTAGATGTTACTAAAATCTTCACCCTCGTGATCAGAATGACCATTATTATCACATCCATATTCACCATCCACATTGGTCTCAATCACCATTGGATATGTTGATGCATTGTATGGATCTTCACCATTCACACCATGGTCTCAAACACCTAGATTAAGGTTGCCATACACAGTCGGTACATGGCATAGATTTTCGGCCTATGTCAATGTCACTCCACCATCATACTATTTTACCCATCTAACATTCATATCAATGTCAAACCCGCGTACAAATGATTGCCTATCAACAGATGCTCTCAAAACCTCCTTACACTGGTCTTGAACTCCATATTTTTGACTTAATAGAGTGACATCTTGAATGGGCTCCACATCCACTAACTCAACAAACAACTGAACTAGTTCAATGTTCGCCCTCCTAGTCGGGTAATAAAATAAGACCATTTTCTTCACGTCATCATCATCTAGAAGTTCCATCTCGGTAAATTTGATAGGATGTGACGAAACTagaaatttgtaaaatagtttCGACATCCTCCTCCCACAACGTCGAGCAATTTTTGAACTAATCTTTTCTTTCATATCATCGACAAAAACATTCTTATAAACCTCATTCCTATTTGCTGGCAAGATTCAAATATACAACCAACAGTTGTTTGTAAAATTACTCCATCAAAATGAACATATACGAAGAATTGgttatccatcttcaatactaatctgtaaaattaattaaaaataattaaaattagtttttattaataaaattagatCCTActacaaaaatataattaaataaaattaattacaaacTAACCTTATAAACTCAAACTTTATTTTTGCAATGTAAAACACAAATCTTTTtgctttccttttttgttttctcctcttctattaaataaattttcttccttttcttctctAAAACTGCCACAAAAAACTTAACAACAGTCAAAACTTCAAAAGAAACAGGTTTTTGGCCAAATTTTGGGTATATATTGTGTATGGTGCTGCCTGATAGCGTCACAGTGTCACCTGACATGTCGACGACgccaattaaaaaatattatttttttagaagctgaaaaaagtttgaaatggaaaaaaaactaaacaagCAAAAAAAGAAAGGGAGCATGGTCCCGGGCTCCCTTGCTTTTCTGCTTTCCAATTCTTTTTTTCAGTTTTTAGCCTTTTCGTTTTGTTATAGTATTTTTTCTGACACAGTCAacaattgtattaaaattttccGGTGTTACCAACACACCGACAATTTCATTAAACATATATTATGGATACTTAGTATACTCatatttattcaaatatttttcaaaaattacaaaccaaacgacactaattttttttttaaactgatGATTGAGAGAAAGTAGGGTAGTGTTGTCGGTAAGTCAGGCAACACTAATAGACTCTATTTAAAATAgtctattttcgtaattaattatttCTTTGAACTActttcgtaaataattattatttttatattatttgtgtaAAAAATCCGTAAAGTTGAGTGGTTGGAGCGACAAAAGTTTAGTATTTTTTAAGTATAGTGTTTAAGTTAGAATGAAGAAAATGACGTAAATAATTTATTCCatttaaaaattagtataatatAATATTGTTTATTGACGTAGGATTAAAAAAAGTGAATTCACTGAAAACTGGAGTCTAGTTTCCAACGTATTCTACATAGCAGAGTGCTATTGTTGAAAACAACAATAAAGAAGCTATGAAAACATTTCTAACTTCATTGTATTCTTGAGAGTCACCAAGCCATAGCTAACTGTTAATTAACTGTTTTTAACAACTACCTAACTTTATCAGTAAAGCTACTGATGAAATACTCTTAACAGCTATATAGAAAGAGCTTGGGGAAACGCTACAACCAATATTACATCAAGTTTGTAGAGAAACTAATTAAGCAAAAAATGGCAGCGGAAAAGGTTCTTCGGATGAACCCAGCTGATCATGAAATTAGCTATGCTAATAATTCATTTTATcaggtattttatttttttcttttcaatatcaatcaattctccattatatatattcaataaataCCAagataacttttttctttttttcatccaGAAAGAAGTATTAATGAAGGTAAGGCCAATCGTTGAAGAAGCCATCACATGTAGTTGAATGATTaatatttggagaaataaaacaaagaaaatgataaagaatataatggagaagagaaataaattttgtatgaaaaaattctttcaaataatcttttatttcaaGCACAAAAAGTTAATAATTCTTCatcacatacaactctttatataggagttgtaagtgactattcatctatatcactatatgttaggagttgtgactattcatgcatgtgtgtatcttttcatattcaagccttttaacttttcatcttcaagtctcttcactattcatattcaagttttttcacttttcatattcaagtctcttcactcttctaacttttcataatttatttgtgcAAGGTTAATTTAGTTATGTGCCAACAATGCCTCCCTTAAATTAAACTTGCTTTGAACTCCCAacctttcaacatttttcttcCAGACTTGTCCACTTAGAggctttgtgaagatatcagccaTCTGATCTTCCGTCTTGCAATATTCAACTTGAACATCACCATTATTCACTAGTTCCCTCAAGAAGTGATATCGAATGCGAATGTGTTTTGTCCTTCTATGAAGAACTGGATCTTTTGTGACCGAAATAGTAGAACTATTGTCACAAAACAAAATTGTTGACTTGCTTTGCTTCTGCTTAAGACTTTCCAAAATTCCACGTAACCAAATCAATTGACATCCTACATAAGATGCAGCGATATATTCAGCTTCTGTAGTCGAAAGCGCCACAATTGATTGTTTTTTTGAACTCCATGAAACTGCACCACTACCAAGGTGAAAAACATAACCAGAAGTGCTTCTGCTATCATCAATGCTTCCTGCTAAATCACTATCCGTATAACCAATGAGATCAACTAATGTATTAGCTTTATAGAAAATTCCATAATCAATGGTCCCTTCACATATCTCAATATTCTATTGGCAGCCTCCCAGTGATTGGAGTAAGGTTTCTCCATGAATCTACTTACCAAGCTAACAGCATACACGATATCAGGCCTTGTCGAAGTCAGATACATCAACTTCCCAACCAAACTTCTGAATATGGTGGAATTGACAAGCTTTCCTTCACCCTCTTTAGATAACTTCAGACCTGTAATGCATGGAGTAGAGACTGGATTCGCATTTTCCatcatgaatttttttagaaCTTCCTTTGCGTAGCtctcttgtgaaataaaaattccTTTCTCGGATTGATGAACTTCAATGCCAAGAAAATGATGAAGTTctcccaaatctgtcatcttaaaTTCTGCCATCATTGAGTGCTGAAATTCTTTCAACATCTTCACATCATTTCCTGTGAAAATAAGATCATCAACGTAGAGACTTACAACCATGAATCTTCCTTGATaattgcctttgatgtagagAGTATGCTCATATGGAGATTTCTGGAATCCACACTTCTGAAAATAAGAATTGATGCGGCTGTACCATGCTCTGGGTGATTGCTTCAACCCGTACAAAGCTTTCTTCAACTTgtaaactttttcttcttctcctttttgaCAAACCCTGGTGGTTGATCAACATAGACTTCTTCTTTGAGAACACCATTCAAAAACACAGATTTTATGTCCATTTGGAACATTTTCCAATTGTTTTGGGCAGTAAGAGAAATAAGTAACCGAACTGTCTCAAGTCTTGAAACTGGAGCAAATACCTCTGTAAAATCTTCTCCTTCCTTTTGCTTGTATCCTTTTGCAACCAGTCTTGCCTTGTACTTTTTGATAGAGCCATTCGGATTCATCTTTGTCTTGTACACCCATTTGACTCCAATTGAATTCTTGTGCGGCGGTAAATCTGTGAGTTCCCATGTATCATTGTTTTCAATTGAGCAAATCTCTTCTTTCATGGCTTTCCTCCATATTTCTTCTTGATATGCATCACCAAAAGAAATTGGATCTTCTCCTGCAAAGAAGGCAAAGAATACAGCATCATTTTGCACAACTTCATCCGTTACATCATATAACTCTTGGATGCTTCTCGTTTTTCGGATCGGGCTGGATGAAGAAGAATTTGATGAAGAACTTGGGGAAGCAGGAGGATTTTCTACTTGAGCATCATCTTCAACATTCTCAATTActgcctcttcttcttcttcaagttcaaaaggaaaaattggcaaattttccttttcaacttccatatcttcaaacatggaattttcatcAAACCGAACATCTCGGCTTATCACAATCTTCTTTGTCACCGGATTATACAACTTGTATGCCTTACTTCTTTCACTATAGCAAATGAAAATGCATTTCTCTGACTTGTCATCCAACTTGCTTCTCATTGCATCTGGAATATGAGAGTAGCCAACACTCCCAAATACTCTAAGATGACTAACACTAGGCTTTATACCATACCACGCCTCATGTGGTGTGCAATTCTCCAAGCTTCTTGTCGGTGATCTGTTTATAAGATAAATTGCACAGgaaacagcttcagcccaaaatcttCTTGATAACCTCTTCTTCTTAAGAAGACATCTAGCCATTTCCATAATtgttctgttctttctttcacacacaccattttgctgaggtgtatggCGGACTGTCATTTCATGCCGGATGCCACTATCTCGgcaatatttctcaaattcttttgaaaaatattcagCTCCACGATCTGTACGCAAGGTGTTAATTTTCAACCCAGTAAAGTTCTCCACTTCTGCCTTGAAATCTTTGAATCTCTGAAAAGCCTCTGATTTTTCTTTGACACAATACACCCATAACTTTCTTgagtaatcatcaatgaaagagATAAAGTAACGATTACCTCCTAAAGATGAAACTGTCATTGGACCACAAAGATCTGAGTGAATAAGTTGCAATGGTCTTCTTGCTTTCCACGAGGATTGAGAAGGAAAAGCAATTTTGTGTTGCTTTCCAAGTTGACATGCTTCACAAACATCATCAAGCCGATCGATTTTTGGTAAACCTCTAACCATCATCTTCCTTGAAAGCATCTCCAAATTTCCATAGTTTAAATATCCATATCTATCatgccataactttgaaattcctTTATGAGCACCAATAAAACAAGACATATTCTGATTTTGAAGGGTAAGAGAGAAAAGATTATTTGATGCCACTCCAACTCTAGCAACAACATGATTTTTCTTTGATAAATAGCAAGCCATGTCACGGAAATGAATATCATACCCCTTCTTCAAAAGATGCCCAACGCTAAACAGATTATTTTTAAGACCAGGAACAAAATAAACTTCAGACATTTTCTCTACCCTTCCTTGCTTTGTTTTGAACTCCAACTCACCAACACCGCTAACTTTGTAAGCTTTTCCATCTCCTACTTTTACTTCTCCACAATCAGATTCAAAGAacttcgaaaataaatttttgctaCCTGTCATATGCTTGCTAGCACCACTGTCTATGTACCAGACATCATCAATCTCTCCACCATGAGATACGAGCAACAAAGTTTCTTGCTTTTGCTCTTGATTATTTTGTACTATATTagcttcatttttctcttcttttttgtaCCAGCATTCACTTGCCAAATGACCAGGTTTGCGACAATTATAACATTCAAAATAGCCACGACCTCTTCCTCTTTGATTTCCACGTCCACGTCCTCTTTATGATCCTCTAAAATTTTGACTTTGGTTGGCTTCTTTCCATCCATTCTCCATGCTTACATCTTCACCTCTTTCACGAGTATTTGAGCCTCTTCCTCTAAAATTTCTTCCTCTTCCACGACCACGATCTCTCcctctttgatttttaaaatctcTCTTATTCTCATTTAGAGACAACTTTGACTGGAGTGCTTGATCTAGATctacttcctttttcttcttgtttaatCTTTCTTCATGGGCTTGCAACGAACCTGTGAGTTCATCAATAGTCATGGTACTCAAGTCCTTTGATTCTTCAATGGCAACCACAATGTAGTCAAATCTGGAATCTAAAGAACGGAGGATTTTCTCAACACCACGAATATCATCCATAGTTTcaccatttatttttaatttattgactATGGACAAAACCCGTGAACAGTAATCAGAAACTGATTCTGACTCTGTTTTTTGCAATCTTTCAAACTCTCCTCAAAGAGTTTGCAACCGAACTCTTTTCACCTTTTCATCtcctttgaatgaattttgtaaaaattcccaTGCTTGTTTTGCCGTGGTGGCACAAGCTATTTTTTCCCAAGCCGCTTCATATGATTGAACTCCTTGATATATCCAAAATAAGGCTTGCTGATTTTTCTTCCTTGATTTTCTTAGGCTCTCTTTTTGAActtgtgttaatccttcctcctcTTCAGCCTCAACTTCATTATAACctttttcaacaatctcccaaACTTCTAGAGATCCAAGAAGAGCCTTCATTTGGATACTCCATTTGCCATAATTTTCTTTGGTTAATTGGGGAACGGAAGAAAGAGGAATAGAATTGTTCATTTCGATCGAacaaggctctgataccaatttgtagttgaatgattaatatttggagaaataaaacaaagaaaatgataaagaatataatggagaagagaaataaattttgtatgaaaaaattctttcaaataatcttttatttcaaGCACAAAAAGTTAATAATTCTTCatcacatacaactctttatataggagttgtaagtgactattcatctatatcactatatgctaggagttgtgactattcatgcatgtgtgtatcttttcatattcaagcctcttaacttttcatcttcaagtctcttcactattcatattcaagttttttcacttttcatattcaagtctcttcactcttctaacttttcataatttatttgtgcaaggttaatttaattatgtgccaacaTCACAGATATGTTGAAGAAAATTGGTGTTCCAACTTGTATGAAGGTGGTAGACATGGGTTGCGCCTCAGGCCCTAATACCTTCCAGGCTATATCTCACGTTATAGACACCGTCCATGGGTTATGTGAACAACAAGGGTTGAAATTACCCGAGTTTGAAGTGCTTCTAAATGATCTGCCAGAGAATGACTTCAACTCAGTGTTTAAGTCAATTCCTGATTTTTATAAACAAAAAGGAGATTTGGTTCAGGAAAGGTCTTTCATAGGAGGAGTTGCAGGTTCTTTCTACCACAGACTCTTTCCAAGTACAAGCCTGCACTTTGTACATTCTTCCAATGGGCTTCATTGGCTCTCAAAGGTCAGTCATGACATTCCACCTCCATGGATATaaatctatatctatatatatcttTTCTATCAATAATTAGCAGCTTTTAACCAAAAACATACCCTTCATTTAGAAACACtaataaaaactttaaatcaaaataaatataaaattttataaactcaAGCTTTATCatatcaaataataatgaaaaatacaCAAAAACGTAGTTAATTATAGAGCTTTGTTGAAATCttcaaatattttgatattgcaAATTagaactttcatttattttttatggtGAGAAAGTTTTGAGGTATTAGAAAAGAAAACATGAAGTATAATTTGAAGATCATAATTCGTATATGTAATTTctacttatttttcttttcataaatttaaaatttattctttgaGTATCGTAATTGCATCAATAAATTCTATTTTAACTTTTAgttatattaaatgaattttaagttagggtAAAACCAAATAATAcaattattatttacatataaatccAACAATGTCTTCAatatgcttcttcttttttttatcaatacTTGTTATGGTTGAATTTTGATCATGTGATTAGCTCCTAGTTGGGCTAGAGAACAACAAGGGTAACATATGCATGGCAAGATCAAGTCCTCCCAACATATTCAAAGCTTATGCGAATCAATTTTGGGAAGACTTCACAAATTTTCTAAGTTCACGCTCCAAAGAAATAGTACGCCAAGGTTGTATGTTGCTAACCTTCATGGTTAGGAGAAACCCAAATCCCTCCCACGAACATCATTGTTTGGAACTTCTTGCTAAATCCCTTCTTGACTTGGTTGCACAAGTTGTAATTTGTAtaccatatttatatattttggtttccTTATGAATGCATGTGCGGTACAATTATTCATTCAATATTGCAATAAATTAACTTAGTTAAGCATTGTAGGGAATTGTAAAAGAGGCAGATGTGGATTCGTTCAACCTTCCTATATATCCACCTTGTAAAGAAGAAGTGGTTGATATTGTTGAGAAGGAAGGGTCGTTTGAGATTAAGCAGCTACAGGTTTTCGTAATGGACATCGATCCTCTAAGCAGAGATGAGAAGGTTCGTAACAaagaattttatatgaaaatgggGAACAACATTGCAAATACTTTCGGAGCTGGTTTAGAACCTATTCTCTGCGGTCATTTTAGAGATGCTATACTTGATGAGTTGTTCCGGAAGTTTGCGTCACATGTAGCGGATGATCCAAATAGGTCAATGCATCAGATCGTTAACCTCGTGGtttcattgataaaaaaatagtttttagtaAGGGCACTTAAAAATTATCAGAGGATCTGAATCACCACATCAGGTAAATATTATTTACTTGACCAATATCATcttgaaataaaattatgaagccctcataataaaatttgaatctaTGTTATTCAATTGGTAAATAAGAGTTCATAGTTACTCCAAACAAATATTcgatatatttttttacaatttagtccttaagctttaattaattattttttcagttAAATTACTCAACTTATCTTCaatatatttgtaacaccccaatatTCGATCCGATCATCGGGTCAGAGCTATAAGGTGGCACATTCATTGTCGGAGTAATTGTAatatataacattcaattcaacattaataTACATTCAATTACAAGTGAATCATACGcattaaataatatacaataatttttgagtcttatacgagcttatgaaAGATCGTTTACTAACCTGAGGTCGATacagaccaaattgtaaagaatgcAAAGTTTCAAATCGACGTCGTGACTTCGAGATTTCCTTATCGCGATGTGACTCTCTAAGTAGGGTTCGTCGCAAGAACCCTGCTCTGCTCCTTGTTGTGACGTCAAAGGTTCGTTATCACAATGTGGCAATCTGTTCCTTCCAAATACAATCTAAACTCTTTTCCCAAGAGGAGGATTGAAGTGTTTACCTCCCCCTCTTTGCATTAGTGTTTCTTTTTTCTGCTTCTCTTGCTATTCTTTGGAGCGGTCAAATGATATAATATGATCTCAATGTGCGTACAAAATATCCATGGTGGTGTTGTACGAGATCTTTCTTTGCTTGCTATGGGAATGGGAACAACTCTTTTTTCCTATATCCGCTATGCTATACAAGTTGAATCAACCTGAAATTTACTTATATACATATTTCCATGCTACTAACCTGATAACCTACCAAAACATCAAGTGAGAATCTACCTAAAATGATGGCAACTTTCAAACaattaagttttacaatttagccattttcatAAACAAAGTTTAATTGCTAACAAGTTCAcaccaatttcattcaattcttaacaatgacaactttcaaaactttaataaatttacaaattagtACATGAGATGACTAAATCAAACTCTCATGACCTCAAgtctataaaaaaaatacaaaatggtTAGAGGCTTACTTTGGAATTAGGGTCGAAAGCTTCAAACCTAACAAAAATGGTGTTTTCCTCTTAGTTTTCTTCTTTGTCCCGTTAGAGAAGATGGAATTCTCATCTCACCTTCCACTAAGTTCTGTTTTATACATAGCTTAAGGgttaattaagcttaatttacttaattaatcatgtgTCTTGTCCATTTAACCtttgttttcttaatttaatttatacatgtatTACCATCCATTGGCATATAATTTAGAatggtttattaaccatttaaaaattatattgggTCCCATAAAATCTCACTCCCTATATAATATTGTATATATGACGTAGGATTATAAAAAGTGAATTCACTGAAAACTGGAGTCTA
This window of the Gossypium hirsutum isolate 1008001.06 chromosome A09, Gossypium_hirsutum_v2.1, whole genome shotgun sequence genome carries:
- the LOC107892720 gene encoding probable methyltransferase TCM_000331, with translation MAAEKVLRMNPADHEISYANNSFYQKEVLMKVRPIVEEAITYMLKKIGVPTCMKVVDMGCASGPNTFQAISHVIDTVHGLCEQQGLKLPEFEVLLNDLPENDFNSVFKSIPDFYKQKGDLVQERSFIGGVAGSFYHRLFPSTSLHFVHSSNGLHWLSKLLVGLENNKGNICMARSSPPNIFKAYANQFWEDFTNFLSSRSKEIVRQGCMLLTFMVRRNPNPSHEHHCLELLAKSLLDLVAQGIVKEADVDSFNLPIYPPCKEEVVDIVEKEGSFEIKQLQVFVMDIDPLSRDEKVRNKEFYMKMGNNIANTFGAGLEPILCGHFRDAILDELFRKFASHVADDPNRSMHQIVNLVVSLIKK